The Thermodesulfovibrionia bacterium genome contains a region encoding:
- a CDS encoding FecR family protein encodes MRKIVFTISLFLICSAVFPVSSYADNEAGKILAVKKDVYIMRYDSQSDAKPQMTILADDVVVTGEHSRAKIFFNDDSILSLGEMSRLEVKEYIYNSEKDRSKSVYSLVEGSLRVIVGRSDLEIHTPTAVVAARGTMFIVWIDNGTHALVFDGTVTMNDLITGLNGFNINPGEVGSLSGDEPGVVRLATPEEIAQFEDVTDVIGEIMDNQNDIPDDVVTFEDIIYEGDGDYKPEDGPPIDPPFDAVPTTPVTIDVVFEEIPQ; translated from the coding sequence ATGAGAAAGATCGTTTTTACTATTTCTCTTTTTCTGATCTGTTCGGCTGTTTTTCCAGTAAGCTCCTATGCTGACAATGAGGCAGGGAAGATCCTGGCCGTAAAGAAAGATGTTTATATCATGAGATATGATTCGCAGAGCGATGCCAAACCCCAGATGACGATTCTTGCGGATGATGTGGTTGTGACCGGCGAGCATTCAAGGGCAAAGATCTTCTTTAATGATGACAGCATACTTAGTCTCGGCGAGATGAGCAGGCTTGAGGTGAAGGAGTATATTTATAATTCCGAAAAGGACAGGTCAAAATCGGTATATAGTCTTGTTGAAGGATCGTTAAGGGTCATTGTCGGCAGGTCAGATCTTGAGATACATACCCCTACGGCAGTGGTTGCGGCAAGAGGAACGATGTTCATTGTCTGGATCGATAACGGGACACATGCCCTGGTATTTGACGGCACTGTCACAATGAATGACCTTATAACAGGCCTTAATGGGTTTAATATAAATCCAGGTGAAGTTGGCAGTTTATCCGGAGATGAACCAGGGGTTGTTCGGCTTGCGACGCCTGAAGAGATAGCTCAGTTTGAAGACGTTACAGATGTCATAGGCGAGATCATGGATAATCAGAATGATATTCCTGATGATGTTGTTACTTTTGAGGATATTATTTATGAAGGCGATGGTGATTATAAGCCTGAGGATGGTCCTCCTATAGATCCTCCTTTTGATGCTGTACCAACCACGCCTGTGACAATTGATGTAGTATTCGAGGAGATACCTCAGTGA